TTTGCAACTGCTTTTATCACATTAGCGCGattgcatgaacaaaaaaacaatttgaggaAGATGTTTACAAGCTCAGATTGGTCAGATAGTAAATGGGCAAAAGAGCAGAAGGGGAAAACTATAGCCAACATAGTTctaatgccttcattttggaacACTATTGTGTTTTGCTTAAAGGTTTCGGGTCCCCTAGTTCGTGTGCTTCGTttggttgatggtgaaaaaaaagctcctatgggatacatctatgaggccatgaatagagctaaggatgcaattgtgagaagttttaatggaaatgaagagaagtacaaagaaatcttcaacATCATTGATAAGAGGTGGGAGATTCAGCTTCATCGGCCTTTGCATGCAGCAGGGTACTTTTTGAACCCGGAATTCTTCTATGATAAGCCAGAAATAGAGCATGATGCCGAGATTATGAGTGATTTGTATAAATGCATCTTAAGGCTAACAAGAGACCctgctaagcaagaaaaagttGTGGCCGAAGTGAGTTTGTTCACAAATGCCCAAGGACTATTCGGGAATGAGTTAGCTGTTAGGACAAGAAAGACTAGAGCACCaggttagttatttagttttgtttatttaaatgattagattgtatttttgctaaaataggtgaattgtttcactaaattgttaatatctatacTACAGCTGAATGGTGGGCTGCATATGGAGCTTCAGCTCCAAATTTGCAAAAGTTTGCAATGAAAGTCCTCAACTTAACATGCAGTGCATCAGGTTGTGAACGGAAttggagcatctttgaaaatgtgagtgaccaaatccaaaataattacaagtaatagtctaatagagtcttgaatgtaacttaaaagttaaaactttaaaatatatttatgagcttATGAATTTTTGCAGATTCATAGCAAGAGGAGAAATAGGTTAGATCATCAACGCTTGAATGATTTGGTGTACATCAAGTATAATCGAGCCTTGAAGAGAAGATACAATGAACGTAGCACCATTGACccaatttccttgaaagatatagatgatagcaatgaatggttgatagggagaatggaagatgaggattctcatggaggtgcacaagatgattttgtatttgatgatgacaaTTTGACATGGGGTGATGTTGCTAGAGCTGCTGGAGCTGAGGAGGCTAGGTTTGATACTAGAGCTAGAGCTAGAGCAAGCTCAAGCATAATACCACCAACAAGGGGGATAGCTTCAAGTTCTAGAACTTTGCCTTCTTATTCActaatagatgaagatgaagatggagacaTGGTTGATTCAGCAGATGAAGATGGGGAAGGCTACAAATgtggtgatggaaatgatgatgatgatgattttgttgatttagaggaggagtgatgattgcttgttgtggacaaatttgtGATTTAAGTGTTTgttaatgatgtttttgaattgtggacaaatttcatgttttg
This DNA window, taken from Vitis riparia cultivar Riparia Gloire de Montpellier isolate 1030 chromosome 13, EGFV_Vit.rip_1.0, whole genome shotgun sequence, encodes the following:
- the LOC117929250 gene encoding uncharacterized protein LOC117929250 translates to MAGRLLELKRPHLYWTPCAAHCLDLMLEDIGKLPNIKRTLERAISLNGYIYNRSGLLNMMRRFTGQRELLRPAKTRFATAFITLARLHEQKNNLRKMFTSSDWSDSKWAKEQKGKTIANIVLMPSFWNTIVFCLKVSGPLVRVLRLVDGEKKAPMGYIYEAMNRAKDAIVRSFNGNEEKYKEIFNIIDKRWEIQLHRPLHAAGYFLNPEFFYDKPEIEHDAEIMSDLYKCILRLTRDPAKQEKVVAEVSLFTNAQGLFGNELAVRTRKTRAPAEWWAAYGASAPNLQKFAMKVLNLTCSASGCERNWSIFENIHSKRRNRLDHQRLNDLVYIKYNRALKRRYNERSTIDPISLKDIDDSNEWLIGRMEDEDSHGGAQDDFVFDDDNLTWGDVARAAGAEEARFDTRARARASSSIIPPTRGIASSSRTLPSYSLIDEDEDGDMVDSADEDGEGYKCGDGNDDDDDFVDLEEE